Sequence from the Kribbella aluminosa genome:
GCGCAGGAGGCGCTCGCGGACGCGGAGGACAAGGTCCACGACGACGACACGATCCGCGTCGACCTGCCGAAGACCGCCGTACCCGCGGGCCGGATCGTGCTCCGGCTGGAGGATCACGTACTGCGGACCGGGGCGCACGTCGACCTGGAGATCCGGGGTCCGGAGCGGATCGCGCTGACCGGGCCGAACGGTGCCGGCAAGACCACGCTGCTGCAGTCGGTCGTATCGGGGGAGCTGCCGGTGGTGCCGTTCCGGTACCTGCCGCAGCGGCTCGACCTGCTCCGCGACGACCTGTCGATTGTCGACAATCTGGCGTTGCTCGCGCCGGGGACGGAGAACCAGGAGCGGCGGTCGAGGCTGGCGCGGTTCTTGTTCCGCGGGCGGTCGGCGGATCAGGCTGTCAGTACGTTGTCGGGCGGGGAGCGGTTCCGGGCGACGCTCGCGGCGCTGCTGCTCGCGGAGCCGCCGCCGCAGTTGCTGATGCTCGACGAGCCGACGAACAACCTGGACCTCGGGAGTGTGGCGCAGTTGAAGGACGCGCTGGCGTCGTACAGCGGGGCGCTGGTGATCGCGAGTCACGACGTACCGTTCCTGCGCGAGATCGGGATCACCCGGTGGGTGGAGCTGACGCCGGAGGGGCTCACCGGCATCGATCCGCTGTAGGGCGTGGTGTCTGCCCCGTCGCCTTCGGGTGGCGGGGCTTTTCCCTGCGCTTGATTCTGATACCCCCTGGGGGTATGGTCTGGCGCATGGACGAGCACGAGCTGCATCAGCACGGTGGACACGAGGCGCACGGTGGGCGCGGCGGACATGGTGGACATGGTGGGCATGGGGATCATGCGGCGCAGTTCAAGGACCGGTTCTGGATCAGCCTGGTGCTGGCGGTGCCGGTGGTGTTCTTCAGCCCGATGTTCGGGGACCTGCTCGGGTACCTGCCGCCGGAGTTCCCCGGGTCGGGGCTGATCGCGCCGGTGCTCGGCACGGTGATCTTCCTGTACGGCGGGCAGCCGTTCCTGACCGGCGGCTGGAGCGAGCTGAGGACGCGCCGCCCCGGGATGATGCTGCTGATCTCGATGGCGATCACGGTGGCGTTCGTCGCGTCCTGGGTGACGACGCTGAAGCTCGGCGGGTTCGACCTGGACTTCTGGTGGGAGCTCGCGCTGCTGATCGTGATCATGCTGCTCGGGCACTGGCTGGAGATGCGGGCACTCGGCGCCGCGTCCGGTGCGCTCGACGCGCTCGCGGCGTTGCTGCCCGACTCGGCCGAGAAGGTGACCGACGACGGCGTGGTCGAGGTTTCGCTCCACGAGCTGCAGGCGGGTGACGTCGTACTGGTGCGGTCCGGCGGTCGGGTGCCGGCCGACGGAACGGTGGTCGAGGGTCAGGCCGAGGTCGACGAGTCGATGATCACCGGCGAATCGCGGCCAGTGTCGCGTTCGGTGGGCGACTCGGTCGTCGCCGGGACTGTTGCCACCGACAACGCTCTGCGCGTCGAGATCACCGCGGTCGGCGACGACACCGCCTTGGCCGGCATCCAGCGGCTGGTTGCCGAGGCACAGGCGTCGTCGTCGCGGGCGCAGGCGCTGGCCGATCGTGCGGCGGCGTTCCTGTTCTACTTCGCGTCGATCGCGGGGCTGATCACGTTCGTGGTGTGGGCGCTGCTGGGCAAGCTGGACGAGGCTGTCACGCGGACGGTGACCGTGCTGGTGATCGCCTGCCCGCACGCCCTCGGGCTGGCCATTCCGCTGGTGATCGCGATCTCCACGGAGCGGGCCGCGAAGGCCGGCGTACTGGTGAAGAACCGGCTGGCGCTGGAGCGGATGCGCACGATCGACGCGGTCCTGTTCGACAAGACCGGGACCCTGACGAAGGGCGAGCCGGCCGTCACCGGGGTTGCCGCAGTCGGGGCGATCTCGCGGGACGAGCTGCTCGCGCTGGCCGCCGCAGTCGAGGCGGACAGCGAACACCCACTGGCCAAAGCAATCGTCCGGGCACACGCTGCCCAGGCGGCCGGCGCCGACTCCACCGGCGCCCACGCCGTCGGCGCGCAGTCCGTCAATGCGCGGGAAGGTGGTGCGCGGGAGGGCGGTGTCCGGGTCGGCGGGGGAGCGGCGGCGGGTGAGGTTGCCGGTGGCAAGTTTGTCGCCTCGGAGTTTCGGTCGTTGACGGGGCGTGGTGTGCGGGCGGTCGTCGACGGAGCCGAGGTCGCGGTTGGTGGGCCGGCGTACTTGCGGGAGAACGGTCTGCCCGAGCCGGATGCGCTGGAGGTCGCGGT
This genomic interval carries:
- a CDS encoding heavy metal translocating P-type ATPase; protein product: MDEHELHQHGGHEAHGGRGGHGGHGGHGDHAAQFKDRFWISLVLAVPVVFFSPMFGDLLGYLPPEFPGSGLIAPVLGTVIFLYGGQPFLTGGWSELRTRRPGMMLLISMAITVAFVASWVTTLKLGGFDLDFWWELALLIVIMLLGHWLEMRALGAASGALDALAALLPDSAEKVTDDGVVEVSLHELQAGDVVLVRSGGRVPADGTVVEGQAEVDESMITGESRPVSRSVGDSVVAGTVATDNALRVEITAVGDDTALAGIQRLVAEAQASSSRAQALADRAAAFLFYFASIAGLITFVVWALLGKLDEAVTRTVTVLVIACPHALGLAIPLVIAISTERAAKAGVLVKNRLALERMRTIDAVLFDKTGTLTKGEPAVTGVAAVGAISRDELLALAAAVEADSEHPLAKAIVRAHAAQAAGADSTGAHAVGAQSVNAREGGAREGGVRVGGGAAAGEVAGGKFVASEFRSLTGRGVRAVVDGAEVAVGGPAYLRENGLPEPDALEVAVAVWKERGAAVLHVVRDGQVLGAIALEDEVREESRQAVAALHKRGVKVAMITGDAHQVADAVAKELGIDEVFAEVLPQDKDAKVAELQARGLKVAMVGDGVNDAPALARAEVGIAIGAGTDVAIESAGVVLAADDPRAVLSVIDLSKASYRKMWQNLAWATGYNIITVPLAAGVLAFAGVVVSPAAGAVLMSISTIVVALNAQLLRRLDLSPRRLAA